Sequence from the Hamadaea flava genome:
GGTCGGCCCGTCCACGACGGTCGCCGTGACCTCGTCGTAGAGGGTCAGGGCGACGCCCAGGGCGTCGAAGCCGGGGCCGAGGTTGGCGCTGGTGGCGGGGACCCGGACGGTGACCGGGCCAGGCTGCGGGGAGATCGACACAGCGGTCATCGTAGGTGCGGAACGCCGGTACGATCCTCGCGAACCCACCCCTCGGGAGGAAACGTGTCGGATTACTTTCCGCTGAACACCTCGTTCCTGATCTCGATGATCCCGGTCCTGCTGACGCTCGTCACCTTCCTCGCCGGGTTCATAGCGGTGATGGCCAATCGGCGGAAGCTGGGCAAGGCGACCGGCCTGGCCGCGGCGGGCACCGGCGTGTTGACGTTCGGCGCGCTGCTCAACGTCGGCTGGTACATCGTCTCGTTCAACATGCCCGTGATCATGCGCGACCTCGAGGTCTCCTACAGCACGATCAGCGTCTGGTACAGCATCGCCGGCCTCTGCCTCGGCGCGGTGCACCTGCTGGGTTTCATCCTTCTGCTCCTCTCGGTGTTCGCGGGGCGCGCCGCGACTCCGGCGACTCCGGCCGGGACTCCGCCCATCGCTCCGGGCGCGCCCTACAGCCAGTACGCCCCGCCCGCCGCTCCCGGCTCACCGATCCAAGGCTGACCCAGCCCCGGGCTTTCCTGCGGATCACGGTTACGCATGCGATCTTGAGCGGTTTTGCGATGCGTAACCGTGATCCGCACGCCATGGAGCTAGGCGGTCGCGAACGAGCTAGGCGGTGGCGAGGTCGCCGCGGGCGATCCGTCGAGTGGCGAACCGCCAGCCGGCGGCGTACGCGAGAGTCGTGAGCGCGCATCCGGCGACGAGCATCCTGGTGTCCACCGAGTCGACGAGCAGCCCGGCGACGAACTGCGACGCCGTCACCGCGATCATGGCGATCATCGTGTCGGTCGCGCCGATCCGGCCGCGCAGCTCGTCCGGCACCGACCGCTGGATGGCGTACGCGCTCATGACCCAGTTGCCCCCACCGGCGGCGTGCGCCACGAAGATGCCGAGCAGCGCGAGCGGGAACCAGTCGACCGCCGCCACCCCCAGGTACGCCACTCCGTAGCAGGCCATCGAGATGGAAAGTCCTGGTAGGAGCCACTCGGTCCGGTTCAGCACCCGCCGCAGGACGAACGGGCCGAGAAGCGAGCCGAGGCCGCGGACGGCGTACATCAGGCCGACGCCCATCGCCCCGACGCCGTAGTGCAGGGCGAGCAGCGGGAAGGCCACCAGGAGCCCGTTGCCGACGCCGACCGCTGCCTTCACGGTCACGAGCGAGACGAGGCGCGGTCGGCGGCGCAGGTAGGCCATCGCCTCCCGGATCGCCGGCCAGGCGTCGGACCGGTCGGCGGTCGCCACGGCGACCTGGGTCGGCTGATGGATCCCCCAGCTCAGTGCGGCCGAGGTCGCCAACAGGATCGCGACTGCGCCGAAGCACACGTACGGCGAGACGAGGCTCGCGAGCACACCGCCCAGAGAGGACCCGACGACCGTCATCGTGCCCCAGGTCGACCCGGCGACGGCCATGGCGGCGGACAGCTCGTTCGGCTGGACCAGATTGGGCAGCGCCGAGTTCGCGGCCGGGCCGAAGAACGCCTTCGCGCTCGCGAGGACGGCGATCGCCACCGCCGCGAGCGGCCCCGCCCAGTGGCCGCGTACGAAGAACATGCCGCACACAGCGACACAGGCCGCCAGGTTGGCGACGATCATCATGCGCTTGCGGTCCACCCGGTCCGCCACGGTCCCCGCGTACGGCAGCAGCAACGCGACGACGCCGGTGTCCACGGCGAGCACGACCCCGCCCCAGAAGCCGCCGCCGGTGAGGTCGGTGAGAAGCGCCAGGACCGGGACCATG
This genomic interval carries:
- a CDS encoding MFS transporter, with the protein product MRALLTQNRDFRRLFLAQLITNGADWFLMVPVLALLTDLTGGGFWGGVVLAVDTGVVALLLPYAGTVADRVDRKRMMIVANLAACVAVCGMFFVRGHWAGPLAAVAIAVLASAKAFFGPAANSALPNLVQPNELSAAMAVAGSTWGTMTVVGSSLGGVLASLVSPYVCFGAVAILLATSAALSWGIHQPTQVAVATADRSDAWPAIREAMAYLRRRPRLVSLVTVKAAVGVGNGLLVAFPLLALHYGVGAMGVGLMYAVRGLGSLLGPFVLRRVLNRTEWLLPGLSISMACYGVAYLGVAAVDWFPLALLGIFVAHAAGGGNWVMSAYAIQRSVPDELRGRIGATDTMIAMIAVTASQFVAGLLVDSVDTRMLVAGCALTTLAYAAGWRFATRRIARGDLATA